A single genomic interval of Salinarchaeum sp. IM2453 harbors:
- the trpG gene encoding anthranilate synthase component II: MTSAHTVDSANPEKPEPTVLFIDNFDSFTYNLVEYVSQHVNTAVLRNTASIAEVQAVDPDAIIISPGPGHPKNKRDVGVTLDVLTNISHTVPTLGVCLGLEAAVYAYGGNVGRAPEPVHGKAYTVNHDGKGIYRDIEQGFQAGRYHSLIATDIPDCFEITATTEHDGTELVMGIRHCDYPIECVQFHPESVLTGVGHDLIENFIELI; this comes from the coding sequence ATGACATCAGCGCATACTGTCGATTCTGCAAACCCAGAGAAACCTGAGCCTACAGTTCTATTTATCGATAACTTTGACTCATTTACGTACAATCTTGTTGAATACGTCAGCCAGCATGTTAATACAGCAGTACTACGAAACACTGCGTCAATTGCTGAGGTTCAGGCAGTTGATCCGGATGCGATCATCATTTCTCCTGGTCCAGGACACCCAAAAAACAAACGGGATGTCGGCGTAACTCTGGATGTTCTTACTAATATCAGCCACACGGTTCCCACATTAGGCGTCTGTCTTGGGTTAGAAGCGGCTGTGTATGCATATGGGGGTAACGTTGGTCGAGCCCCTGAGCCGGTCCATGGAAAAGCTTACACAGTCAACCACGACGGTAAAGGAATTTATCGTGACATCGAACAAGGGTTTCAGGCTGGCCGGTACCATTCGTTAATCGCAACTGATATTCCAGACTGCTTTGAGATAACGGCAACAACCGAACATGACGGAACTGAGTTAGTAATGGGCATCCGACATTGTGATTACCCAATCGAGTGCGTTCAGTTTCACCCCGAGAGTGTGCTTACTGGTGTTGGGCATGACCTCATTGAGAACTTTATTGAACTAATTTGA